The sequence below is a genomic window from Kitasatospora kifunensis.
CCGTTGGTGCCCGGGCCGGCGTTGGCCATGGCGAGCAGGTAGGGCTTGGTGAAGGCCAGGTCGGGGTGGAACTCGTCACCGAACTTGTAACCCGGGCCACCGATGCCCTGACCCAGCGGGTCGCCGCCCTGGATCATGAAGTCCTGGATCACGCGGTGGAAGATCGTGCCGTCGTAGAGGCGGTCGGTGCTCTTCTTGCCAGTCTCGGGGTGCGTCCACTCACGCTTGCCCTCGGCCAGCTCGACGAAGTTCGCCACCGTCTTCGGGGCGTGGTTCGGGAAGAGCTTGACCACGATGTCGCCGTGGTTGGTCTTGAGGGTCGCGAACAGTTCCTCGGCCACGAGCTGTGCCTTCCTTCTCTCTGTAGTACTGACCGGTGCATCATGCCACGCCCGCCCCGCCCGCCCGGGGCCACACAGCGGGCGCCGCGGCGCGGACGGCCCAGCCCGCCATGCGAGGGGACAAATCGGGATGCATGATCTCGAATCAGCTGGATAAGTGCATAGACGATGCCACCCAGGAGGAGGATCCCCCGTGACCCGCTTGGACACCGCACGTGAGACGGCAGGCAAGACCATGGATTCGCTGGCGCCCTACGCCGCCACCGCCAAGGACACCGCCGCACACTACGCGGACGAGGCCCGCCAGCGGCTCGGTCCAGCCCTCGACGCGCTCGGACCGCGAGTCGAGGCGGCCGCCGGCCAGGCCAAGATCGGCACCCGGCAGGCAGCCCACTCCGCCAAGGTCGGGTATGCCCGGCATGTCGCCCCGCACGTCGGGCAGGCCTTCACCGCCCTGCCACCGCGCGCCCAGGAGAACACCCTGCGGGCCGTGCACCGGGCCCAGGAGGCCGCACTGGCCGCCAAGCACTCCGCCGACCGGGCCGGCGACTACGCCCGCAGCACCACCCTCCCGCGGCTCACCGGTGCCCTGGACGAGGCCCGGGCAGCCGCCGCCCCCACGCTGCACGAGGCGCAGAGCCGCGGCACCGCCGCGCTGATCGCGCTGCAGGGCAACGTGAGCCCAAAGGAGATCAGCAAGCTGGCCGCCAGGAACGCCCGCAGGAGCCGGTGCAACGCCCTGGCCACCTCGCTGGCGGTGGCCGGCGCGGTGGCGGTCGGCAGTGGCGTGCTGATCTGGGCCTGGTGGCACAAGCGCAGCGAGCCGGAGTGGCTGATCGAGCCCCCCGAGGTGCAGAGCCCGCCGAACGCCGTGCATCCGGGCAGCGGCGGCGCCACGGCCACCGCCCCGCTCAACGGCTCGGGCCCCAACGCTGCCGCTGATGAGGACCAGCAGTTGCCCGGCTCCCCCAGCGGCACCCCGCACCCGGGCGACGGCCACCCCAAGCCGCACGACCCGCGAAAGCCGCACTGACCTCCTGTCAGCCGGCATCCGTGCTGACACGGTGCGGTGACCCCGCCCGGGAAAACGACAGCGGCTGACCTGTTTTCGCAGGTCAGCCGCTGTTTCAACGCTGTGGAGCTTAGGAGACTCGAACTCCTGACATCTGCCTTGCAAAGGCAGCGCTCTACCAACTGAGCTAAAGCCCCGTGACGGTGCACCGGTCGCCGTCGGAGAACAGCGTACCGGGTCCGTCGGAAAATCTTGAGCAGGTATCCGGCAGTAACCGGACAGGACGGAGCAGGGGAGGTCCAGCAGGGACCTCCCACCGTCCGATCTGGGTCAGCGGCCGGCCGGGATCGGGTCGGTGGCCTCGGTCCACAGGTCCTGCTCGGCACGGTCGGCCTGAACCTGACGGTAGACAAAGAAGCCGCCGAGGGCGACCAGGGCGACCAGGAGGAGCTTCTTCACCGCGGGACCTCGTCCTTCTCAGCGTGGCAGGCTCAGCAGTCGGCTGCCCGAACCGGACGTCCGGACTGCGAGTCCTCGGATGTGCACGTATGAATCGGCGGATTTGGCAGACCAAACCGCCCTGCGGCCGATGATACACACCCGTGTCCGGTTCGAGACCGGCCAGCGGCAGCTCAACCGGCGGACCCTGACGACGGTTTGACGGCACGCCGCCTGCCCCGGAGTGCGGCGGCCCGGCCCGCACCCGCACCGACCAGGTGTTCGGCACGGCACTGGCGGCCCCTCCAAGGGCTCAGCCGACCGGCCCCGGGCGCCCGAAGGCCACCGTGGCATCGTCGTGGCGCTTGCCGCGCCGCCGGGACCCGTCGGCCAGCTCGGCCGCCCGCACGGCCCGCACGGCCCCTTCCGGGCCCTGCTGGTCCAGCACCTCGAGCAGCTGCCACCAGCTCCAGCCGTACCGCTCGACCAGGCGCGAGATCCCGTCGGTGAGCACCGCGAAGCGGACCACCTCGCCCAGCGGGTGGAAGCCGGTCAGTGCCTGGTCGGCGGCCTCGGGACGGGTGCTCGCCACCCAGAAGCCGCCGGGGGCGTTGCGCAGCCGGGCGACCGTGGCCAGGTCGTAGGCGGGCAGGTGCTCGACCCGGTCGTCGAGCACCACCTCCAGCCGACCGTCCATCAGCTCCACCAGGACGGGCGAGTCGGCGAGCACCAGGTGCTCCAGCCGCTCGTCGCGCCGGCGCACCAGCGCCACGGTGGCCGAGGGGCTGTCGGGGTGGTCGAGATCACAGCTGTCCGCGTGCAGCGCCCGGAGCCGTTCGATCGCCGCCCGCAGCACCTCGGTCAGCGTCCAGCGCGGCTCCTCCACCAGCAGCTGCCCCAACCGCACCCCGAGCCGCCGGGTCACCCAGGCCACGTCGTGTCGGCAGCCGGTCTCGGGGGCGCTCACGGTGGCACCGTCCAGCACCACCACGAAGTCCTCGCCGGCCAGCACGAAGTCCTCGTTGACCTGCCCGCCCGGCGCCGCCACCGACAGATATCCGACCCGCATCCGCCCGCTCCTCACCGCCACACCCACGAGCCCGGCAGCGCGGGCACCGCAAGCACCACCGAGAACAGCACCGAAAACAGAAGCGCCCCGGATGATGAACCATCCGGGGCGCTCTCGCAGGTGGGCCTAACAGGACTTGAACCTGTGGCCTCTTCCTTATCAGGGAAGCGCTCTAACCGTCTGAGCTATAGGCCCTTGCCGCACTGAAAGATTAGCGGACCGATGGCCGATCCCCCAAATCCATACCCTCGCCCCCGTTCGACCCGGCGATCGCAACGTGCAGCTCAGGGGACCTGGGCCCGTCCTCGGGGTGCTCGGCGGGGGCCAACCACTGCTCGCGGGTGGCGGGCAGCCGGCTGTCCCCGCTCGTGGTGGTGCGCACGGCCAGCACCTGGTTGACCCCGATCCGGTTCTCCTCGAAGGCCAGCGCCGAGGCGGCCATGTACAGCCGCCAGACCCGCGCCCGGCCGCGGCCCACCAGGCGCACCGCCTGCGGCCAGGCCGCCTCCAGGTTGGCCACCCACTCGCGCAGCGTCAGCGCGTAGTGCTCGCGCAGGGCTTCGACGTCGCGGACCTCGAAGCCGGCCTCCTCCAGCAGCTGGACGGTGTTGCCCACCGGCGCCAGCTCCCCGTCCGGGAAGACGTAGCGGGAGATGAACGGGCTGCTGCGGTAGACCTCGCCACG
It includes:
- a CDS encoding DLW-39 family protein, whose translation is MKKLLLVALVALGGFFVYRQVQADRAEQDLWTEATDPIPAGR
- a CDS encoding protein phosphatase 2C domain-containing protein, whose amino-acid sequence is MRVGYLSVAAPGGQVNEDFVLAGEDFVVVLDGATVSAPETGCRHDVAWVTRRLGVRLGQLLVEEPRWTLTEVLRAAIERLRALHADSCDLDHPDSPSATVALVRRRDERLEHLVLADSPVLVELMDGRLEVVLDDRVEHLPAYDLATVARLRNAPGGFWVASTRPEAADQALTGFHPLGEVVRFAVLTDGISRLVERYGWSWWQLLEVLDQQGPEGAVRAVRAAELADGSRRRGKRHDDATVAFGRPGPVG
- a CDS encoding peptidylprolyl isomerase encodes the protein MAEELFATLKTNHGDIVVKLFPNHAPKTVANFVELAEGKREWTHPETGKKSTDRLYDGTIFHRVIQDFMIQGGDPLGQGIGGPGYKFGDEFHPDLAFTKPYLLAMANAGPGTNGSQFFITVTPTAWLTGKHTIFGEVVDEASQKVVDEIAVVPTGRNDRPKQDVVIQSVDITRG
- a CDS encoding DUF5324 family protein is translated as MTRLDTARETAGKTMDSLAPYAATAKDTAAHYADEARQRLGPALDALGPRVEAAAGQAKIGTRQAAHSAKVGYARHVAPHVGQAFTALPPRAQENTLRAVHRAQEAALAAKHSADRAGDYARSTTLPRLTGALDEARAAAAPTLHEAQSRGTAALIALQGNVSPKEISKLAARNARRSRCNALATSLAVAGAVAVGSGVLIWAWWHKRSEPEWLIEPPEVQSPPNAVHPGSGGATATAPLNGSGPNAAADEDQQLPGSPSGTPHPGDGHPKPHDPRKPH